The DNA region GGCTGACGCTGCGGTCTGGCGCCCCGGCGCGCGGTGGCGCCGCCGCCTCTGTTCCCGTCAGTCGCAAGCCGCGACGCTTTCGAATGGGGATGCCATGAGCGACCAGTTGGCCGCCACCGGGAGGGCGGCGGGTTGCGGCCGCGATGGCATCGGAACCCGCGTCCAGCGGTGCAGAGCGTAGTCGCCCCCGCTGGCGGCGGACGAGAGGTCGTGAGCAGACGATCCTCCCTAGGGTGCCTAGACCAGCGCCGTGCGTTCAGGGGCGTCCACTTCAACGTCCCGGTCGCGGTATCCCAATCGCCCCCGCGTTCCCGGGCAGGTGCTGATGTGCAAGGTGCAGTGTTGGCTACACCGCTGCTTCGGGCACGGACGGGCGCGCTCGGCCCCGCCTTCGTCCTGCCCAGGCCGGGCAAGGGGATTGCACACCGACCTTCTCTTCAAGATCAACCTTCGTGACTCGGACCGCCCTGATGGCCGAGCATGCGGTAGCGGGCGGGTGGTACGCCTGCGGAGCGCCGCGGCCATTCTGCGGCCGTGGCTTGCGGATGGCGGCCCTTTGGCCGCGAATTCGGCGCATGCTGCCTGACGGAATGACGTGGCCCGTGGAGCCTGTAACCTCGAATGCATACCGGTTGGGCCCTCCCTCGCGGCCACTGTGGCTTGCTGTGCCCATCCGATATCCATAAGATAACGTTCTGATTAATCCGATAGATATCCACTAATGCCCACGCGAAACAAGGCCGGCGAGAGCAGTGCGGTTGTATCGCGCAAGCCCCAGCAGGAACGCAGCCTGGTGCGCTACAACCTGTTGCTGGATGCAGCGAACGAATTGCTGCTCACCCAGGACATCGCAGAGATCGGGCTGTACCAGGTCGCGGACCGCGCGGGGGTGCCCGCTGCGTCGGCATACCACTTCTTTCCTTCGCCGGGGGCTGTCTTCACTGCGCTGGCAGAGCGATACCAGATCGAACTCGCCTCCGTGATGGAAAGCGCGAGGCCGCCGGCCGACGGCCGCTGGCAGACCCTGCTGAGCGAGATGGCTGCCGTGTTCGTGCGGTGCTACAACCAGAATCTGCCGATGAGCAAGGTGATTCTGGGCGGTGCTGCGCGCCAGGACCTGGCGCTTTTCGATGAGCGGTTCATCGAAGCGCTGTCGATGCGCTTGGTCGTTCTTTGCGATGCGCTGTACCACATGCCGATGATCCGTGATCTGCAGCACCGGCTGCATGTCATGCTCACCATCGTCAACGGCATCTGGTCCCTGTCGTTTTCCCGGCATGGCCAGATCACGAAGGAATTCGAGGCTGAAGCCGCGGTCGCAGCCATCGCGTACTGCCGGACCTTCCTGCCCGAGTTCATGGAGCCGAAGACCTTTCCCTGAGCTGCTGAGGGTTGTTGCCCGGCGCTCCGACGATCTCGCATGATGCCGTTTGACGGGTGTCGCGCCTGCCTCTTCGCTCGTAACAAAAGGTGTGCAAAAATAGATAAATATCTGCTTTAGCCACACGCCCATGCCTAGCTGCTGCCCCTTGTCGAGCCGTGAACCCGCCGTCGCCTGCGAGACGGGAATCTGCTGCGGATGCCAGCGGGCGCGGCCGGGGAGCCCGGTGCGTGCTGCGCATGGCAGGTGCCCCGGAGCTTCCGCGTGAATCCGGACGCCGTGCTTTCCACGCTGGCGACGCTTCGTGGCGGCCTGGGCCCCTGGGCGATGGATCCCGCGAGCTTGCCCGTCTGGCAGGCCCTGGCGTTCTGGATCGCGGCGTCCCTGGTGCTGTACGGCACCAACCGCCTGGCGGTCTATGTGTCCCTGTCCGTGGACGACGCCAGCCGCCGCGTCTCCGAATCCCTGGCCTCCGTCGGGATCGGCGCGCTGTCCTGGGGCCTGGACATGGCCGCCTGTTTCCTGCGGTCCGACGTCGACCCCCAGGAGTGGAGCCTGCTGCCGGCCCTGTCTTCCCTGATCGTGATGGTGGTCACGTGCCGCATCGCCGTGCCCGTACTGCTCACCCGGGACAACCGCTGGTGCCTGGGCGGCGCCAGCATCGGCATGGCTTTCGGGGTGGCGTTCGCCCACACGATCCTGATGACCGGCCATTTCTTCCAGCCGGCGATCATCCAGGCCGTGCCTTTCGTGCTGGCCTGCCTGGTGGTGGCGGCACTGGTCTTCCGTGTGGCCCGCCGCTACCAGCGTGCACGCGTGCGCAGCCGCAGCTCGGCCCCCTGGCGCTTCTG from Paracidovorax wautersii includes:
- a CDS encoding TetR/AcrR family transcriptional regulator, which gives rise to MRYNLLLDAANELLLTQDIAEIGLYQVADRAGVPAASAYHFFPSPGAVFTALAERYQIELASVMESARPPADGRWQTLLSEMAAVFVRCYNQNLPMSKVILGGAARQDLALFDERFIEALSMRLVVLCDALYHMPMIRDLQHRLHVMLTIVNGIWSLSFSRHGQITKEFEAEAAVAAIAYCRTFLPEFMEPKTFP